Proteins from a genomic interval of Benincasa hispida cultivar B227 chromosome 7, ASM972705v1, whole genome shotgun sequence:
- the LOC120081396 gene encoding tricalbin-3-like: MITHFPFPSFDFSNSFSQHCPCNNSTAFSPSHPPRNSLSPTSLRKSRKPFSAALNFRRKWFLVCSLSPDGVTRNFNLEFATSARRGARNFVVKRISNELEGEEFSQEESSSVQVGSNFTGFQEDPIVDKLRTQLGVIHPIPSPPINRNIVGLFVFFFFVGVAFDKLWTFRKRSKSRNDDGRRGTWPQVPTSFSSFLEKDLQRKESVEWVNMVLGKLWKVYRPGIEDWLVGLLQPVIDNLKKPDYVERVEIKQFSLGEEPLSVRNVERRTSRRANDLQYQIGLRYTGGARMLLMLSLKFGIIPISVPVGVRDFDIDGELWVKLRLIPTEPWVGAVSWAFVSLPKIKFELSPFRLFNLMAIPVLSMFLTKLLTEDLPKLFVRPKKIVLDFQKGKAVGPVPDEVKSGDMQEGNNDSVGELSVTLVDARKLSYLFYGKTDPYVILSLGDQVIRSKKNSQTTVIGPPGEPIWNQDFHMLVANPRKQKLYIQVKDSLGFADLTIGNAEVDIGSLQDTVPTDRIVVLGGGWGLFRNRSSGEVLVRLTYKAYVEDEEDDKAASDALDIDISDDDESSDSDEPNGAYEESENDAAKTTDKETFMDVLAALIVSEEFQGIVASDALNTKIQNDATISPSLGTMKSRSRDAAADNKSMVSSKGAGGLAESALFWLAVITSISVLIAINIGGSSFFNP, from the exons ATGATTACACACTTTCCATTTCCGAGCTTTGATTTCTCTAATTCCTTTTCTCAACATTGCCCATGTAATAACTCCACTGCTTTCTCCCCTTCTCACCCACCTCGCAATTCCCTTTCTCCAACTTCTTTAAGGAAATCGAGAAAACCCTTTTCAGCTGCTCTCAATTTCCGAAGAAAATGGTTCTTGGTTTGTTCCCTTTCTCCCGATGGCGTTACTCGCAACTTCAATCTAGAATTTGCAACTTCCGCGAGAAGGGGTGCTAGAAATTTTGTAGTTAAGCGTATTAGTAATGAATTGGAAGGGGAAGAATTCTCTCAGGAAGAGTCTTCTTCTGTGCAAGTGGGGTCGAATTTTACTGGTTTCCAAGAGGATCCTATTGTTGATAAGTTAAGAACTCAACTGGGAGTCATTCACCCTATCCCTTCGCCGCCTATTAATCGAAACATTGTTGGACTTTtcgtcttctttttctttgttggaGTTGCTTTTGACAAGTTATGGACATTTAGGAAGAGAAGTAAATCCAGAAATGATGATGGGCGTCGTGGTACATGGCCTCAGGTGCCTACTAGTTTCTCTTCGTTTTTGGAGAAGGATTTACAAAGGAAGGAATCGGTGGAGTGGGTGAATATGGTGTTGGGTAAATTGTGGAAAGTTTATCGACCTGGTATTGAGGATTGGCTTGTTGGGTTGTTGCAACCTGTTATTGATAATTTGAAGAAACCTGATTATGTGGAGAGAGTGGAAATCAAGCAGTTTTCATTGGGGGAAGAACCATTGTCAGTTAGGAATGTTGAGAGGAGAACATCCCGTCGAGCCAACGATTTGCA GTACCAAATTGGTCTGCGGTATACTGGCGGTGCTCGTATGTTATTAATGCTTTCACTAAAATTTGGCATCATCCCCATTTCTGTTCCAGTTGGTGTCCGAGATTTTGACATAGATGGTGAATTATGGGTCAAGTTGCGGCTTATTCCAACTGAACCTTGGGTAGGTGCCGTTTCATGGGCATTTGTTTCACTACCAAAGATCAAATTTGAGTTGTCACCATTCCGCTTGTTCAATTTAATGG CCATTCCTGTTCTCTCCAT GTTTTTGACAAAACTTCTCACTGAGGACTTACCTAAATTATTTGTACGTCCGAAGAAGATAGTTCTAGATTTCCAAAAAGGAAAAGCAGTTGGACCCGTTCCAGATGAGGTTAAATCAGGTGACATGCAGGAAGGAAATAATGATTCTGTTGGGGAACTTTCAGTAACCCTTGTAGATGCTCGGAAGCTATCTTATTTGTTTTATG GAAAAACAGACCCGTACGTCATTTTAAGCTTGGGCGACCAAGTAATACGCAGCAAAAAGAACAGCCAAACCACTGTAATTGGACCACCTGGTGAGCCAATCTGGAATCAG GATTTTCATATGCTTGTCGCAAATCCTAGGAAACAAAAATTGTATATCCAAGTGAAAGACTCTCTTGGATTTGCGGATTTGACTATTGGCAACGCAGAG GTTGACATTGGTTCTCTTCAAGATACCGTACCAACAGATAGAATCGTTGTTTTGGGGGGAGGCTGGGGACTCTTTAGAAACAGGTCTTCTGGAGAAGTACTAGTGAGATTGACATACAAAGCATATGTTGAGGACGAGGAGGACGACAAGGCTGCATCAGATGCCTTGGATATAGATATTTCAGACGACGATGAGTCATCTGATTCTGATGAACCAAACGGTGCTTATGAGGAGAGTGAAAACGATGCAGCGAAAACAACCGATAAGGAAACATTTATGGATGTTCTAGCAGCTTTGATAGTAAGCGAAGAATTTCAGGGGATAGTGGCATCCGATGCATTGAATACAAAGATTCAGAATGATGCCACCATTTCTCCTAGCTTAGGGACAATGAAGTCGAGATCTCGTGATGCAGCTGCCGACAACAAATCCATGGTTTCTAGTAAGGGAGCTGGAGGTTTAGCCG AATCGGCATTGTTTTGGCTTGCCGTGATCACAAGTATCTCTGTGCTCATTGCTATCAACATTGGTGGTTCGAGTTTCTTCAATCCATGA
- the LOC120081398 gene encoding uncharacterized protein LOC120081398 isoform X1, whose translation MQGDEARILLGFSPGSRPSSSQVKEAYKRKVWDTHPDLFPPHEKPHAESKFKLCRGVANYKGSEWSALDVRGCWKAIEPIKAPGVWISEAYSCLLTGARNGDSHSATYERVVKRGVPVSHGGRRNHALIKLPFLLLILGTVSLGGFNVSRAYKKQKEMYPSHNPFLP comes from the exons ATGCAGGGCGATGAAGCCAGAATCTTGCTTGGCTTCTCTCCGGGTTCTCGCCCGTCTTCTTCCCAG GTTAAAGAAGCTTACAAGAGGAAGGTATGGGATACTCATCCTGACCTGTTCCCGCCTCACGAAAAGCCTCACGCCGAGTCCAAATTCAAACTG TGTAGAGGTGTTGCAAACTATAAAGGATCGGAGTGGTCAGCGTTAGATGTGAGGGGTTGTTGGAAAGCAATAGAGCCGATCAAAGCACCGGGTGTGTGG ATTTCCGAAGCTTATTCGTGCCTCCTAACTG GTGCCAGAAATGGAGATTCACATTCAG CTACATATGAACGGGTTGTTAAAAGGGGGGTTCCTGTTTCacatggaggaagaagaaaccaTGCCTTAATCAAGCTTCCTTTTCTGTTACTGATTCTGGGGACCGTGTCACTTGGAGGATTTAATGTTTCCAG GGCTTACAAGAAGCAGAAGGAAATGTATCCTTCTCACAATCCTTTTCTTCCTTAG
- the LOC120081398 gene encoding uncharacterized protein LOC120081398 isoform X2, which translates to MQGDEARILLGFSPGSRPSSSQVKEAYKRKVWDTHPDLFPPHEKPHAESKFKLISEAYSCLLTGARNGDSHSATYERVVKRGVPVSHGGRRNHALIKLPFLLLILGTVSLGGFNVSRAYKKQKEMYPSHNPFLP; encoded by the exons ATGCAGGGCGATGAAGCCAGAATCTTGCTTGGCTTCTCTCCGGGTTCTCGCCCGTCTTCTTCCCAG GTTAAAGAAGCTTACAAGAGGAAGGTATGGGATACTCATCCTGACCTGTTCCCGCCTCACGAAAAGCCTCACGCCGAGTCCAAATTCAAACTG ATTTCCGAAGCTTATTCGTGCCTCCTAACTG GTGCCAGAAATGGAGATTCACATTCAG CTACATATGAACGGGTTGTTAAAAGGGGGGTTCCTGTTTCacatggaggaagaagaaaccaTGCCTTAATCAAGCTTCCTTTTCTGTTACTGATTCTGGGGACCGTGTCACTTGGAGGATTTAATGTTTCCAG GGCTTACAAGAAGCAGAAGGAAATGTATCCTTCTCACAATCCTTTTCTTCCTTAG